GGCGGCGAGCTCGGGCCGGTTCAGGCGGATCACCGTCGGCTCGGCCGCGGCCAGCCGCCTGGCCAGCGCGAGCCGGACCGGCGACCGCTCTACGAACACCGGATCGAGCACCCACGGCGTGCCGGCCTCCGTCGCGACCTCGACGGCCGCGTCGATCGCCGCCTGGCGCTGCGGGTCGAGCGTGCCCAGGTTGACGAGCAGCGCATCGGCGCCGGCGACGAAATCAGGCACCTCTTCCGGGTTCACCGTCATCGAGGGAACGGCGCCGGCGGCCAGAAGCACGTTGGCGGTGAGCGTCACCGCCGCCGCGTTGGTGATGCAATGCACACGCGGCCGGCGCGCGCGCAGCCGCGCGACGGCGCCGACGACGTCGTTCGGATCGATGGTGAAAGCCGTCATCGCAGGCGTCCCTGAAAGCGCCGCGCGGCAATGACGAATGAGGAGAAAAGATCTGCGTTCGGCTTCATCCCATATCCCTCCGCCGGCATAATCCGGATCAGGTTCAATGGGTTGGCGAACCGCCTCTCAGTCCCCTAGGGACACCCCAATGAGATCGTGCTAGTCACGTAGCGGACATACGGGGCACTTTCAAGAGCCGACATAGGGGCCAGGGCTCGCATCAGGGGCTTACATCAGGAAATGCGCATGAGCGGGATCGACTACGAGGCGGAATACAACAACCGGGCGCGGGTCCCCGGACATCCGGCGATCATCGAGGGCTGGGCGGCGGACGCCGCGGCCTTCCGCGAGACGGCGGCGATGGAGGC
This region of Microbaculum marinisediminis genomic DNA includes:
- the thiM gene encoding hydroxyethylthiazole kinase translates to MTAFTIDPNDVVGAVARLRARRPRVHCITNAAAVTLTANVLLAAGAVPSMTVNPEEVPDFVAGADALLVNLGTLDPQRQAAIDAAVEVATEAGTPWVLDPVFVERSPVRLALARRLAAAEPTVIRLNRPELAALTGTGGHETAGDATAADDASADAYALSSLSTVARTGDVDYVTEGGRAVRVAGGHPLTTLVTATGCATGALMAGFLAVEHDAVVAAAACLAFVSAAAERAGAEAAGPGTFSPLFIDALNRLSPEDIGASTRIS